The Arachis ipaensis cultivar K30076 chromosome B10, Araip1.1, whole genome shotgun sequence DNA window GTCGCTTACAATACATTGGAAAAACATTAATGAAGCTGAAACATACAACTTTTGGTTTTTATTAATAGACGAAAAATAATAGGGTTAATTAGTTTACATTTATAAGAAACGTATTCATCAAAGAACCCTTAAAAACAAGCATAATTATGAGACGATGATTATGTATGTGTATGTATGAGCAGGTTGGAGCGCATGAACATTAGGAACATAGGATGTCAAGCGAAAGTGACAGGCACTGTGATAAGTCTTGGAGGCGCTATTCTAATGGCAATGTACAAAGGTCCTATTCTTAACATTGTGACGTCATCAACAACCCATGTGGCCCACAATGGGAATAATGCTAACGCCACTGCTGACCAATGGCTCATGGGTGCAATCTTCATTCTAATAGGCTGTGCTGGCTTCTCTGGTTTCTACATATTGCAAGTacgttttttaattttattcttcttttatacCTAATTTTAATTTCACCGGTAATATTAGAAATATTACTTCTATGGTATATGTCAATGTAATCAGTATTATTGCAATGACAATCACATATTCTCGTTTTTTGTCAGTGTCAAACTGAAATGTTATTGAtcctaattttttatataatacaaTAAAGACTTAAAAGAATTATAAGTCAGTATCCACTATATATAGTTGAAGAATTcgttaaaaatttaatttgagaTGAAATTCAATTCCTGGTAATAAGaatcttaaaattatttttatgaaactgcgtaaaagataaatatgataaaGATTGAAATTTAAATTAAGCTATTCCAATTTTTTTATAGATAGGTATAGatgtttaattttgtttaagaAGGGAGCAACAAATCTAGCTTAGAATGATTTTAAATGAGAGAGTATAATAACTTTGTAATATTTTTGCATTGCTATGGAACAACAATTATAAACACAACAATAGATTAAAAGTTATGACCagattataaataaaatattataaaaataatttattttgttaattatatacGAGAAATACATTAAAAAATGGAAATGTGTAATAGGAAAAAGAAGAAACTTATGCATGATTTTGATTCAATTTCAGGCAATAACATTGAGAAAGTACCCAGCAGAGATGTCCCTAGCCACGTGGGTATGCTTTATTGGTGCAATTCAAAGCAGTGCAGTTACTGCTTACATGGAGCGTGATTCTCCTCAAGTCTGGATTCTGGCTCCTGATTCTAGGCTTCTTGCCTGTTTATATGCGGTTAGTAcagacagaaaaaaaaaattacgaCTTTAACTTAAAATTTCTTGTGATTGAAATGGCTCGTTCTAGTCAAATAATTTGATTAACTGACTATTTTATTATTGAATGATATATAATGACCAATTATGTAGACAAATCTTAGTTAATAACAGAATGCAAATTTCAATTTTTGACAAATTGTGACATATTTGGGTTGGTTGTTTAATGAATCAGGGAGTAGTAACATCAGCAATACAGTTCTATGTGCAAGGGCTGGTGATTAAAACAACGGGTCCAGTATTTGTGACTGCTTTCAATCCCCTGCGTATGATCATAGTCACAGCCTTCGCTTCCATACTCCTTTCTGAGAAGCTCTACCTAGGAAGGTACTAAAATAAATGCTATGTATACCTTTCATTTGATTCAATTCATTTTTGTTTCTAGTAGATAGCAATATTATTAACATCATTATTGTTGAATTTGATATATTTGTATCAGTGTTATTGGAGGAGTAGTGGTGGTTGTAGGGCTTTATTTGGTTGTGTGGGGAAAATCTAAAGAAAAGAAAGGCGTAAAACATGCGATGCTGCCACCATCCCCTGAAAAAGAAATCCAACAACAGCAGCTACCAGTTACTGTTCCCAGAAATTTTGATGCcagcaacaataataataatgatgacgACGATAATAAAATGGATCATCAACTTATGGTTGTGGTTGGAATCAAGAACACCGACGTTGAAGCAAGAAGATCATCATCATGTTAGTGATCCAGCTTTTGTTCATTTTATGATTAATGGTGTTCACTGTGGCCTAATTAATGAAGGCCAATATATAGATAAATCCTTCCAAATTTTGGTAATTTTGTGCGGATTCTACCTTTTAATTTCTCTTCCATGTACTACTGTATCAAGGAAACTATATATCAATAAAACATTTTTTCTTTACCTTTATCCGTTATGTTATAATCCATCTATATGTGGCTGCATTTGGTCTAGGACAAGATATACTCCTCAGAACAAAACACAAAAGACCACTTTTATATTTTAAACATTTAGTGACATTTACTTCttaacatttgttaaaatgttagtaaatactttttaattttttaaaaaacttagAAAAAGTGTCATCTATTCTCACTCTCAAAATTGAAATCCTTATGCAATAACCACTCACAATCGTTCACTCTATCACTTTCACTCTCATGCTGGAAACCACCTTTTCAATGAAAAAGATAAAGCTTTAAGAGCAAagagaacatagaattaagcaatcgaaccctcaccgaatcTGTATACTTTTTAAACACTCAAgtatatagggttgattcactcaattcttttCTAATCTTACTTTCTAAgacttatttttcttctaacaatcaacaaatatttaatacatgcacacaaatatcatgaggacttttcaatagttgtaatgaggctagggttaaggtaagaTTATACTTAGTTAAGTGGACTTACttgaaattgaatctttgattaacttaaacttcccacctaacatATAACAATCTATACAATTCTAACATTACAAAAATCGTGACCGATTTTAGTGACCAACAAAATCAGTCActattagcgaccgattttgcgATTATCAAATTTTtctaggatttaaaaaaaatcggTTGCTAAATCAATCGCTAAATTTCAATTAGCGACCAATTTAATGACCACCCACTCTTGGTTGCTAATTTGGTCGCTAAAATAAAAATTAGTAACCGATTTAGCTACTCGTGACAAATCCAATCTAGTCGGTCGCTAAATTCGGTCGATATTTTTTTAACTTAGCGACCAaattagcaaccaaaacaaaaaataaacttTTAGGGTATGTTGGTGGCTAAATtggttgttatttttaatttagtgACCGATTTTGTGACCAACATAAAAACAAGCTTTGTGGTGGTTGgtcactaaatcggtcgctatgaagttggtcgctaaatcggttgTTAAATCGGATGCTAAGTGTTAacatagcgaccgatttagcgaccaactATAAAATGCTGGTTTTAAAGCATTCGGTCGCTAAATTGGTTGCTATTTTATAATATAGTGACCGAATTAGCAACCGACTTAACCGAATTTGCGACCaactaaaaaattaaagttaCAAATTAATTAGTTGCAAAATCGGtcattattttaaataataggaaCAAACTagatttcaaaataaatttaaaaaactatCACTTTTCAACCCTAACCCTAAGCTCTCTCCTCACACAACGTCCCTCTTGTCGCCTCCCTCACTCTCCGACAGAGTTGAGAGAGAAGTCACTTTCCGTCGAGTCTTGCTTAGAGCCTGTTCTGCTCGCCCCCTCAACTCCGCAATCTTCGCCGCTGCCATTCTCAGCTCTTTCTTCATTGATGCTAACTCACACGGCAATTCTGCATCTGTAGCCACCACTGCGACTTCACCATTCTTATTCTCCATGTTCATTCTCACTTTTTCAAATCCAGATCCAGTTCCAGATCCGATCCTTGTTATCATATTCAATTCGCCCTGTGAATCTTGATTTTCATGTTCTTTGTGAATGTAAGCCAATCTCTGCTTGATGAAGAGGATCACGATGGTTCGGAAATTTAGCAAACAATTTCTTCGTtggtagtatagtccaaaccaacaaataatcctctaaatcaaagtttaatatttctaattcaaattaaccgagagtaatgaaacctcgggtcgttctccctaggacgcaattggaagtgtttctctttcggttgtggaggcaaaaaggggttttgcaatcaaagaacgaaagattaaaagaactaagcaataaaataactaagaaatgagcaaaattgtgaattaatgcaagtaagaAGTAAGTGAGATCAAAActaatgaaaatgcaaagatatgTAAAAGAGCCTTAACTTGGGAATgagaggatccaaggaatcctatcatcgccataaccacaactatggtaattatgatgagtcaatcttgcCTAGTCaacccaaccatcgaggagtaagtcaagcaagcataattgaccttaatccataagtcctagctaacttaccaaactagttgataaaaagctagcgtcaatggaaacaagagtcaactaactacccaagaattaccactaaaggtcggacattatgactctagtatcctaggaactcaaattccaagccaaggtgtgaaaatctactcaaaaatcatagttggcattttcacaaacaccatGTGTACAAAAAAGTAAAGCATGGAAATTTGCAAAGTAAAATAGAAAGCTATAACCAACTATGCACAAAATCCacaataaacatccaaacaaacataaagaaagcatgaaacaataAATTCaccaatcaaaacttcaagaaactcaaaattgaaattataaacaaagtaacttgaaccaaaggaaatgaaaataaagacaatgtaattaaagtgGAATTAAAgtgtacttacaattaaagatgatcaaaatccaaaattaagcttgctataaaatgctacatgaaaatgaaaatgaaaaccctaagagagcaatctattctacactactcctactcctaattactctccAAAAGTATCTAAGAGAGCTCCCCAAGCTAGTGTTGTTGCTCCCTTAATATAGCCTCTTGAACCAGCCTCAAGCCTCAAGAAATGGGCCAAAAGGAGCTCCAAATCACGAGTGCAtgtgcatttttaatgaaggcacgcactgggacctgtgcggatgcacaggcgtgtgcgtccgcacacttcgccAAATTTccacttgtgtgtacgcacagatggttgtgcgcacgcacactttgcgATGCTCTGGATTTGCTCTGCTTGGCTTCTTGTGTGTACGCACGGgtagttgtgcgcacgcacgcatgctgattccttctgtgcgtacgcacgcatcctTGTGCGCACGCATGCATGGCTGagcttttctcctttgttttttttcatgctttctcccaaatgcatgctcctcTTCCTTTCCCACCAAGCCATTTCTACCTTATTCATCTGAAATCATTCACAAataatatcaaggtatcgaatggaaggtaaacggaataaaattagtcaaaataagtacaaaagagcatgttttcacatttatgtcCAAATTAGGGAGATAACACTAAAGTATGCTATTtgagtgcttaagtgtgagttcatatgctagaatccatccaatttgagtcaaaatatatcatcaaatatggattcatcaattttcccacatttaaacaatagcatatccttatgctaaaccaacaaggagaATGAAAAAGGGCAAGCAACTTTTTGCATGCAACTATCTATATCATGCatgtatgtatatactatatatatttatatatactatAGTATCCTATtgaattggtgaaaacaaacaatcaaattctaAGCAAGTATTTAGACATATAGGGCCAAGCAAAGAATTAATTCGATGCAAACAAAATCTAGAGAATTGATTTAAGTtccaaaatgaagcaacttgcaagaatgcatgataagaggtgtggaaacatagaattgagtaattgaaccctcactagatgtgtatacactctaatcactcggtgtttaggattttaatcactcaagtctcctctaatcatgctttcaaggatttgcttttcatctaacaatcaacaaacatgTGATGTGTGagtgcaagtatcatgaggtctttagagggttgtaatggggttagggttaaggtaggataaATATGGCTAAGTGAACGAgggaattgaatctttgattagctcaaatgtccactcaacctatatcaaccaaatTACAAACCATGCAACCTAACTTCCTATTCCCTTTTTAtacacattcatgccttagtttttattcaaaacacatatgcatttcttattcatttttttcctttttctttgggataacttttgtcccatcttattattatatttttctttcatttcatttttttccttcttttctatttcttttttttttctatgacaaatgcatatggttaaagtaaaatgatacatgaatgtgcacccatttttccaaatttttttcaataatttcccAAAACAAAATTTCTCTCTACCAATGCTTCTCAAgatttcccccacacttaaacgacACACACACCCCATcataagctaatcaaagatgcaattcaaggtaGGTCATAGTTTTCCGCttagggttgtgatgtgctaataaTTAGAATAAAGGGGATTAAGaggctcaaaaggggttaacaaaaGTAGATGCAAGGGTAGGTCTATATGGGTGAATGAGTTTAATACAagaaatggcctcaatcatgataaatgcattcaaaatatcaaacattggaaataaagaatcaaacaaaaccaaGATCATAATCATAGAAGGAGAAAgatcacacaatgaacaaaattagtggttagaatgtgtaaccactcattcaagctcaaaaactcacaaggtatttgttctatctctcttctatgttccacaaaaattcattcaagcaagtttgaaaataattttccaaattaattcaatagaatgccctaaaaccaaaattcttggaaatctttgttgtttttcaccaaaattatttattatatgtatgtatgttgtgatggatgcaaaattttcaaaattttcttagttctcttcctaattttcaacaagcaaaaattaacatgaacaattaggatcaaaatAAACTAGGCATANNNNNNCAATGGTCAAAGATATTaacaaatatctacaagaaatataataaaagaaaacaaaaataaagtaaaatgcaGAGTGTTCGGAAAGAAAGTTTACGCCCCAAAAATGGCGAATCTTCCCCTACACTTAAGCGttgcatggtcctccgtgcaCTAACACAATCCGGTGGTGAGGAGCTATGAGGccccaccttcagctggtgggctccGGGGGTTCCGGGTTGCTGTATACACAAGTAAACAACAATTGAGGAAAAGATCATATGAGTGTAGTATGATAAAAGATAGCGTGTGTATTCTAAGTGTGCGCACACTTTAGAACAGACACATTAGCTGGGTGAAAATGGCAACCACATAATCAAAAGAAATAGTTAAGAATGATTTCCTCAATTAAGTATCTAGGTTGCGATTAGAGAATAAGCAAAACTTAAGTCGCAAGCAACCCTAGGTAACACAAAAGTGAATTGAATCTATGAGAGATTGGTAATTgatattgtgcaagtgaaagcgcaaaatTGATATAAGATAGCACAATAAACAACAACCAATCCATTAATGAAAAAGGAAACTACTCATTCATCATGAAACACAAAGAAAAAGTCACTTGGAAGggtacttgttacaaaaagtgataagCTTGAGAAGAATCAAGTtaggtcactcaaacaaatgcaaagcattaacaaggaacaagtaCTAGACATGTGAtgaattttaatatgaaaatcatgatgaaaaaataatttcaactcaattcacttaatCCAATGCACTTATATAATTTGCCCTAGTGGTATAATAAAAAACGAGTATTCAAATCCACAAGATACTTGCATATTAAAGCAAAGTATAAGTTCATTGTATCAAGAggcaatgataaaccactattttatggtttatattgtgtttaattatgtggttttatcatgacccttacccacttattcattaatttagcatgcatttatattcccttcctaaaattattacatgattgaaaactgcttcctagagacttttaattatgcatttttattctcctttattccattcgatgccgtgatctgtgtgttaagcgtttcaggctttatagggcatgaatgagttggagattggaaaggaagctagcaaaaatggaaggaacacaagaaattgagaagataaccagcgagaagtgatgcggccgcatggctcatgcgaccgcgcgaaagaggagaaatcgcagtgatgcggccgcatggctcacgtgaccgcacggattggaaaagcacaagcgacgcggaagcgtggacaacgcgaacgcgtggcgaggaaaagcgcgaatgacgcgtccgcatggatgacgcgatcgcgtgacatgcgcgatctgcataatctgcaggattcgctgggggcgattttggaccctattttgacccagtttttggcccagaacagcagactagagccagagaacatgcaaaaacaaaagagaacattcattctatacagttttagtttttagatctagtttcactcctcctctaagttttctctctacacattcatagttcttaggatttaattttcacttacttttttggcattggaacactgagaagagttattacctcatcaagacttcgtcattctagttcgttttctttacttggcttcactcttccatgttctttgctttgttaattttaccattggaatatttttaggattatttaatacaaggatcacctttatttttaattgactattttaatttttatttacaatgtctttctttaattccttttcatatgctatgaattttacctttacaatgagagagtagtttcctaacttgatggggaattgattgaaaggaactcttgagttggaaggcttgaaagaaaaattgtaattgggtttatggttggattgtctcctaatcactaacaccaatcccttttaatttagtggattgcaacttgtgaacggacgtagcattccaacttgtttgactttcctttacctagtgaaggataactaaacaggacaaccttcaattgtcaattaatcctgagagcattccaacaataatagggattccaactaatcaattcccagtcaaggcttttatttacattattcaaattcaccaatttaatttcctgttttcccaattcaaacctttttgaaaacctctgattaataaaatagtacacttttctgcaactcgttgggagacgacctgggattcatactcccagtattttaatttcaattttctgtgacatctttctaaattgataggcgaatttctggcgaattaagaactatacttgcaacgtatatatattttaacaatttttaattcgccaatttctgcccgcatcaatttttggcgccgttgccggggagttgcaatggagtgctaaagttattaattagaatttatttatttgcattttattttattttgctactatgagctgcatgtttcttttgctagatgacgcgttcacttcctgacccacgcttgccagtattcgatcctgagattaaagaaccatctcacgaataaggcgagcttggcgtcggttagtcctctctgagggcggatttgaAACACCATCTGAGGAAGAGACcaacccccgttctactgattcggttgattcacgtgctgacgacatggcagaacctagaagagttaccatccaggaggaaggagcccctgattttacaatgcaaccgtttcaagcgcatcacccagcggtggctacagatttcgagataaagaccgcactgctcaatttgatgcccaagtttcatggcttccctgctcaagagcttatcaagcacctgagagattttcaggcagcctgttctactgtcaggcgagatggtacagatgaaacttcaattctgctgaaagcttttccgttttctcttgagggaaaagcaagagagtggtactacactcaacccctagcaaatgtatccaacttggatacgctcagaaaagagtttttggagaaattctttccatctgaagttactgataaactgaggaaagacatttccacgattgttcaagatgacaacgagactctctttgaatactgggagtgcttcaattgtcttctggaagcatgcccccaccacatgatcgacaagatagtgttactcagctacatcacacagggcatgaggccccaagataagaccacattggaaagtgctagcaatgggtctatgaagaagtacaaaaccactgatgaggcatggcaattgatcagcgacttagctgaatctactaggaaccacaaacagaagcaaggccattcaaaagccattgcaaaagtatcctctagcagagagactactgctctagctcagagtatctgtgaaatgaccaacttgctgaagcagatgcaattgaatcaacaacaagttcagcaagctcaaccttctccagcacagcaatgccaacagttagtcccacagagagtttgtggaatttgtactgattatagccattatactgatgaatgcccgcaactccaacaggaagacaacatggtggcatccactcataacttctatgaccaccccaaccaagggtacaatcaaggtggaaataataaccatggatggcaggacaattctaaccagaattggagggacaacaataacagaggaggcagagataattagggaaatcagaggtggaataataacaacaacaggcagcagaaccaaccttacagagcccctcacctgaggcagtcccaaggaccacagaatacccaacagcagacctctcaatttactcacccttcttcatctcctaatgaagagttactaaaatttttttagcgaagtcaacagaccatggaaaataacattaatgctagtctgaatggtctgaccgctactttgcaagctcttgtctcacagattggatcaatgcaaaattctaATAACCAACCTTCAGGTtccactggaattccctctcaaccattacccaatccgaaggggggcattaatgccatcaccctaaggtccagaaacacactacaggagaggaatcaggaggaaccaagcttaccagaacacgcctcagctgaagaggtagtagaaagaggatgttgaagaggaagaggacatacaagacatagctgaaaaagaagaagtccaaccacaggaggaagcaccaagaggtgcagacactgtagaaaacaccactcccattccatttccacaacttgcaaggaagtccaggaagcagctggaactcgatcccaaaatggtagaaatattcaaaaaggttgaggtaaccgttcctctttttgatgttattcaacaagtacctaaatatgcaaagtttctaaaaaatttatgtatacataaggacaaaattcatgaattagaaactattcctttaggtagttccatatctgctttaatgggaggattacctgagaagtgtagtgacccaggtccttgtatagttagttgtactattggtggagtagtaatttatgattgcatgtgtgatttaggagcctgtgttagtataatgcctttgtctatatatgatattttgaggctcccttccttaaaaaggtcggcagcttgttttgtgttagcagataaaagcattattacagtggctggagttgctgaagatgttttagtgaacattaaagggcttatatttcccactgatttttatatcttagagataccccataatgactcagataagccatcatcaatcctacttggaagaccattcctgaagacatcaaaattcaaattggatactttttcaggaacatactcttttgaaatagatggccgcatagtaatcttcaatctgaatggagtcataaacaaccctccagaagatcattctatcttccagtgtgatgtcatagatgaaactgtagctgaagttcacaaggaagagttagaagagaagcacattggacaaggtccaagtgtggggaccctcttgactgacaatgagggcacctcagcattttcacaagctccagacaatccagagcctacctatgatcagaagttggaactgaaacctcttcctccacatctcaaatatgcttatcttgaagatgaacaGAAGTTCCCCGTTATCATtgaaagggaactcacttcccaacaagaagggcagttacttgatgtactgaggaggcataagaaagcaattgggtggagtttggcagatatagtaggcatcaaccctcaagtatgtaagcatagaatatttttagaagagggagcaagacctgtccgtcaaccccaaagaagattgaatcccactatcttggaagttgtcaaaaaggaagtgaccagactattgaatgagtcttttctctgatcttattgaggactgttgATAAACCActgttttatggtttatcttgtgctcaattgagtgatttttatcaactctttacccacttattcatactattttcatgttttacaattccttcccaaaatttgtgctatgattggaaacatgcttctttgatcttataattgctaatattaatcctctcttattaccgttagatgccttgatatgtgtgttaagtgatttcagagattacagggcaagaatggcttggaggatggaaaggaagcatgcaaaagtggaaggaatacaagaagttgaaggaactgcaaagctgtcagcctgaccctctcacaCTAAAACgattataactttagctacagaggtccaaatgatgcggttccagttgcattggaaagctaaagtccggggcttcgatttgatataaaatatgccatagttgccctgactctaggcgacgcaaacgcgtgatccacgtggacgcgtcgcatctgcgaatttcaatccgcgcggccgcgtgggcGACGCCTTtgcgtcacttgcccgcgacctgaacgtaccagaatatgctgggggcgatttctgggatgtttttgacccagtttgtggcccagaaaacacagattattggctataaagtgggggaatgtatccattcatcatcaggctttcatattcacaattttaggagtagatgtagtttttagagagagaggttctctcctctctcttaggattaggatttaggacttctcttagttttaggagtgactctcaatcccaggttcaatgttcttttactttatatttatctcttactttcagatactttaatgcttatattagttatgttgcctatttggcttatgctacattcatgttatgattttctttgaatctttccatttgataacctgcaagcagtatctgaggtatccccctggtatgcacctgtagctaattatctagttagccgcacatttcctcctaacttttctaagcatcaaagagacaa harbors:
- the LOC107624514 gene encoding WAT1-related protein At4g08290 encodes the protein MGEEWSYCEKVRAWFTKSKAFLLILSLQFGSAGMYIITMDALNKGLSHYVFVVYRNVVATLALGPFAFFLERKVRPKMTPRIFAEIVALAFIEIILDQCFTFLGMKLTSASFASAVMNSVPSITFVLAIIFRLERMNIRNIGCQAKVTGTVISLGGAILMAMYKGPILNIVTSSTTHVAHNGNNANATADQWLMGAIFILIGCAGFSGFYILQAITLRKYPAEMSLATWVCFIGAIQSSAVTAYMERDSPQVWILAPDSRLLACLYAGVVTSAIQFYVQGLVIKTTGPVFVTAFNPLRMIIVTAFASILLSEKLYLGSVIGGVVVVVGLYLVVWGKSKEKKGVKHAMLPPSPEKEIQQQQLPVTVPRNFDASNNNNNDDDDNKMDHQLMVVVGIKNTDVEARRSSSC